A single region of the Flavobacteriales bacterium genome encodes:
- a CDS encoding gamma carbonic anhydrase family protein, with the protein MGLIRTLNGKTPQLGKDCFVAENATLIGRITAGDNCSFWYNCVLRGDVNDLILGDRVNIQDGAVVHGTFEKSATRMGNDVTVGHNAIVHGCHIHDNVLIGMGAIVMDNAIVPSGTIVAAGAVVLENQVLEPNAIYAGTPARKVKQLDPDTSAETLKGIAAKYVMYSGWYGSGK; encoded by the coding sequence ATGGGATTGATTAGGACATTGAACGGGAAGACGCCCCAACTTGGAAAGGATTGTTTTGTGGCCGAGAATGCTACGCTCATTGGCCGCATTACGGCCGGTGACAACTGTAGTTTCTGGTACAACTGCGTGCTACGTGGCGATGTGAACGACCTTATTCTGGGCGACCGCGTGAACATACAGGACGGGGCCGTGGTGCACGGAACCTTTGAAAAAAGTGCCACTCGCATGGGAAATGATGTGACCGTGGGCCACAACGCCATTGTGCATGGCTGCCATATACACGATAACGTGCTGATAGGCATGGGTGCCATTGTAATGGACAACGCCATTGTGCCCTCAGGTACCATTGTGGCGGCCGGGGCCGTGGTGCTGGAAAACCAAGTGCTGGAACCCAACGCCATCTATGCGGGCACACCCGCCAGAAAGGTGAAACAGCTTGACCCCGACACCTCTGCCGAAACCCTCAAAGGCATTGCTGCCAAGTATGTGATGTACAGCGGGTGGTATGGGAGTGGGAAGTGA
- a CDS encoding type II toxin-antitoxin system ParD family antitoxin, translated as MATIRKSITFTDTLSNWMQSLVASGEYANESEYVRELVRKDREKNAKLLALREAIDEGLKSGVSPRSVTDILTAKEAQLRKDGRL; from the coding sequence ATGGCAACTATTCGTAAATCCATCACCTTTACCGACACACTCAGCAACTGGATGCAATCGCTTGTGGCATCGGGCGAGTATGCCAACGAAAGCGAATACGTGCGAGAGCTGGTAAGAAAAGATAGGGAGAAGAACGCGAAGCTGTTGGCCTTGCGCGAGGCCATAGATGAAGGTCTGAAGAGTGGCGTGAGCCCGAGGTCGGTCACCGACATCCTCACTGCCAAGGAAGCACAATTGCGCAAGGATGGCCGCCTATAG